One part of the Paroedura picta isolate Pp20150507F chromosome 5, Ppicta_v3.0, whole genome shotgun sequence genome encodes these proteins:
- the LOC143837021 gene encoding interferon-inducible GTPase 5-like isoform X2, with protein sequence MAAKSPEDSEPDGSCSKKPRLDPMTAQPPAALPSRAELIEEYDIITEEDIEEIKDALEGGRIADAASKIMENLQAMENARLDIAVTGESGSGKSSFVNAIRGLDDEDVGAAATGVVETTLKPTPFPHPKYPNVTVWDLPGIGTPNFRSDTYLEQVGFSHYDFFIVIASERFKSNHARLAQEIQKMGKRFYFVRSKVDADLEATKKRRPHTYDEEGILRHIRENCQACLEAENVASPRIFLLSNWELSKYDFVQLEETLERELPSHKRHAFLLALPNISLEILRKKREAMQKQIWKLATVSCGVAAVPIPGLSVACDVTILIKSLSEYRKNFGLDNDSLEKLAEKVGKPVEEIKAVIKSPLAKEISKDVVLKMLTKAGSGALMAVEYFVSTVPILGSLAAGCISFGTTYYMLWSSLNEVADDAHNVLIKAFESDI encoded by the exons ATGGCTGCCAAGTCACCAGAGGACTCTGAGCCCGACGGAAGCTGCTCCAAAAA GCCTCGACTCGATCCAATGACAGCTCAGCCCCCTGCAgctttgcccagcagggctgagCTCATAGAGGAATATGACATCATTACCGAAGAGGACATTGAAGAGATTAAAGATGCTCTGGAAGGAGGGAGAATAGCAGATGCGGCCTCCAAGATCATGGAAAACTTGCAAGCCATGGAAAACGCCCGTCTTGATATCGCAGTCACAGGAGAGTCCGGCTCCGGGAAGTCTTCTTTTGTCAACGCCATCCGAGGCCTAGATGACGAAGACGTCGGAGCTGCAGCCACCGGGGTGGTGGAGACGACATTAAAGCCCACTCCTTTCCCACACCCCAAGTACCCCAACGTGACAGTCTGGGATTTGCCCGGAATCGGCACGCCCAACTTCCGGTCAGATACTTACCTGGAGCAGGTGGGCTTCTCCCACTACGACTTCTTTATTGTCATTGCCTCTGAGCGCTTCAAGAGCAACCATGCCCGTCTGGCCCAAGAGATCCAGAAAATGGGCAAGCGCTTCTATTTTGTCCGTTCCAAAGTCGACGCGGACTTGGAGGCCACCAAAAAGCGCCGGCCACACACCTACGACGAGGAGGGCATTTTGCGGCATATCCGGGAGAATTGCCAAGCATGCCTGGAGGCCGAAAACGTGGCATCCCCCCGTATCTTTCTCCTTTCCAACTGGGAGCTGAGCAAGTATGACTTTGTGCAGCTGGAGGAGACCCTGGAGCGAGAACTTCCCAGCCACAAGAGGCATGccttcctcctcgccctccccaaCATCTCTCTAGAAATCTTGCGCAAAAAGAGGGAGGCTATGCAAAAACAGATCTGGAAGCTGGCTACTGTCTCCTGCGGCGTGGCAGCTGTGCCCATCCCGGGCCTCTCCGTGGCCTGCGACGTGACTATCCTGATCAAATCGCTCTCGGAGTACCGCAAGAACTTTGGCCTGGAtaatgactccctggagaagctAGCGGAGAAGGTGGGCAAGCCTGTGGAGGAGATCAAAGCGGTGATTAAGTCCCCACTGGCCAAAGAGATCTCCAAGGACGTGGTGTTGAAGATGCTCACCAAGGCCGGTAGCGGGGCATTGATGGCGGTTGAGTATTTTGTGAGCACTGTGCCCATATTAGGTTCTCTGGCTGCGGGGTGCATCTCCTTTGGAACCACTTACTACATGCTCTGGAGTTCCCTTAACGAAGTAGCAGACGACGCTCACAATGTTCTCATCAAGGCCTTCGAATCTGACATTTGA
- the LOC143837021 gene encoding interferon-inducible GTPase 5-like isoform X1: MQRTEALSTRACQQGSARSRRRRLVRTHPRPESAGPLHRSRKQRPRLDPMTAQPPAALPSRAELIEEYDIITEEDIEEIKDALEGGRIADAASKIMENLQAMENARLDIAVTGESGSGKSSFVNAIRGLDDEDVGAAATGVVETTLKPTPFPHPKYPNVTVWDLPGIGTPNFRSDTYLEQVGFSHYDFFIVIASERFKSNHARLAQEIQKMGKRFYFVRSKVDADLEATKKRRPHTYDEEGILRHIRENCQACLEAENVASPRIFLLSNWELSKYDFVQLEETLERELPSHKRHAFLLALPNISLEILRKKREAMQKQIWKLATVSCGVAAVPIPGLSVACDVTILIKSLSEYRKNFGLDNDSLEKLAEKVGKPVEEIKAVIKSPLAKEISKDVVLKMLTKAGSGALMAVEYFVSTVPILGSLAAGCISFGTTYYMLWSSLNEVADDAHNVLIKAFESDI, from the exons ATGCAGCGCACAGAGGCGCTTTCGACGCGTGCCTGCCAGCAGGGGTCAGCCCGGAGCCGACGACGACGACTCGTGCGCACGCACCCCCGGCCCGAAAGCGCCGGTCCGCTGCACCGAAGCAGGAAGCAAAG GCCTCGACTCGATCCAATGACAGCTCAGCCCCCTGCAgctttgcccagcagggctgagCTCATAGAGGAATATGACATCATTACCGAAGAGGACATTGAAGAGATTAAAGATGCTCTGGAAGGAGGGAGAATAGCAGATGCGGCCTCCAAGATCATGGAAAACTTGCAAGCCATGGAAAACGCCCGTCTTGATATCGCAGTCACAGGAGAGTCCGGCTCCGGGAAGTCTTCTTTTGTCAACGCCATCCGAGGCCTAGATGACGAAGACGTCGGAGCTGCAGCCACCGGGGTGGTGGAGACGACATTAAAGCCCACTCCTTTCCCACACCCCAAGTACCCCAACGTGACAGTCTGGGATTTGCCCGGAATCGGCACGCCCAACTTCCGGTCAGATACTTACCTGGAGCAGGTGGGCTTCTCCCACTACGACTTCTTTATTGTCATTGCCTCTGAGCGCTTCAAGAGCAACCATGCCCGTCTGGCCCAAGAGATCCAGAAAATGGGCAAGCGCTTCTATTTTGTCCGTTCCAAAGTCGACGCGGACTTGGAGGCCACCAAAAAGCGCCGGCCACACACCTACGACGAGGAGGGCATTTTGCGGCATATCCGGGAGAATTGCCAAGCATGCCTGGAGGCCGAAAACGTGGCATCCCCCCGTATCTTTCTCCTTTCCAACTGGGAGCTGAGCAAGTATGACTTTGTGCAGCTGGAGGAGACCCTGGAGCGAGAACTTCCCAGCCACAAGAGGCATGccttcctcctcgccctccccaaCATCTCTCTAGAAATCTTGCGCAAAAAGAGGGAGGCTATGCAAAAACAGATCTGGAAGCTGGCTACTGTCTCCTGCGGCGTGGCAGCTGTGCCCATCCCGGGCCTCTCCGTGGCCTGCGACGTGACTATCCTGATCAAATCGCTCTCGGAGTACCGCAAGAACTTTGGCCTGGAtaatgactccctggagaagctAGCGGAGAAGGTGGGCAAGCCTGTGGAGGAGATCAAAGCGGTGATTAAGTCCCCACTGGCCAAAGAGATCTCCAAGGACGTGGTGTTGAAGATGCTCACCAAGGCCGGTAGCGGGGCATTGATGGCGGTTGAGTATTTTGTGAGCACTGTGCCCATATTAGGTTCTCTGGCTGCGGGGTGCATCTCCTTTGGAACCACTTACTACATGCTCTGGAGTTCCCTTAACGAAGTAGCAGACGACGCTCACAATGTTCTCATCAAGGCCTTCGAATCTGACATTTGA